In a genomic window of Streptomyces noursei ATCC 11455:
- a CDS encoding acyl-CoA dehydrogenase yields MPKRSATRPAAPQAIAPAEDEIWPRVTRELADDLAVDALVRDRAGKPPFDELSRLREAGLPALLTPPGPLRGGSDWRTACGVVREIAAADSSIGELLARHYALSWSTRFFGTPDQADALERRVAEEQWLLAGDAGNPASDAEPPAPGTVPDLTLTPDGRGHLLHGRRSFAAGVTVADRLIVGAACAETGDWLIALVDPAHPGVTTDPAHDRLGQRLTGAGSVAFDAVPVPPEQILGTVSHDEQHVTPYATLAPLTLRLALVHIALGIAEGALAEARDLTRAAPRTWQAEDPVPAPYAERPGGDPYLLLAYGELVAAAHTAAAVVEPATEALARGLLMGEELGVNERADIAVLVAAAEAVTGQSALQITTRILELTATADAAGGDPGFDRFWRNARVLTAQRSSAHSLRAIGDHYLNGAHPPLTLRI; encoded by the coding sequence ATGCCGAAGAGGTCCGCAACACGCCCCGCCGCCCCGCAGGCCATCGCCCCGGCGGAAGACGAGATCTGGCCGCGCGTCACCCGTGAACTCGCCGACGACCTCGCCGTCGACGCGCTGGTCCGCGACCGGGCCGGCAAACCGCCCTTCGACGAGTTGTCGCGGCTGCGCGAGGCCGGGCTGCCGGCCCTGCTGACCCCGCCCGGCCCGCTCCGCGGCGGCAGCGACTGGCGCACCGCCTGCGGAGTCGTCCGCGAGATCGCGGCGGCCGACAGCTCCATCGGCGAACTCCTCGCCCGCCACTACGCCCTCTCCTGGAGCACCCGCTTCTTCGGCACCCCGGACCAGGCCGACGCGCTCGAACGCCGGGTGGCGGAAGAGCAGTGGCTGCTGGCCGGCGACGCCGGCAACCCGGCGAGCGACGCCGAACCGCCCGCCCCGGGCACCGTCCCCGACCTCACCCTCACCCCGGACGGTCGAGGTCATCTGCTGCACGGGCGGCGGTCGTTCGCGGCCGGGGTCACCGTCGCCGACCGCCTGATCGTCGGCGCCGCCTGTGCCGAGACCGGCGACTGGCTGATCGCGCTGGTCGACCCGGCCCATCCCGGCGTCACCACCGACCCGGCGCACGACCGTCTGGGCCAGCGCCTCACCGGTGCCGGCAGCGTCGCCTTCGACGCCGTACCGGTGCCGCCCGAGCAGATCCTCGGCACCGTCTCCCACGACGAGCAGCACGTCACCCCGTACGCCACGCTGGCACCGCTGACGCTGCGGCTGGCCCTCGTCCACATCGCGCTGGGCATCGCCGAAGGGGCGCTCGCCGAGGCCCGCGACCTCACCCGCGCCGCCCCGCGCACCTGGCAGGCCGAGGACCCCGTCCCGGCCCCGTATGCCGAGCGGCCCGGCGGCGACCCCTACCTCCTGCTCGCGTACGGCGAACTGGTCGCCGCCGCGCACACCGCCGCGGCCGTGGTGGAGCCGGCCACCGAGGCACTAGCCAGGGGCCTGTTGATGGGCGAGGAGTTGGGCGTCAACGAGCGCGCCGACATCGCGGTGCTGGTCGCCGCGGCCGAGGCGGTCACCGGCCAGTCCGCGCTGCAGATCACCACCCGCATCCTGGAGCTGACCGCCACCGCCGACGCCGCCGGCGGCGACCCGGGCTTCGACCGGTTCTGGCGCAACGCCCGCGTACTGACCGCCCAGCGCTCGTCCGCGCACAGCCTCCGGGCCATCGGCGACCACTA